The following coding sequences are from one Dreissena polymorpha isolate Duluth1 chromosome 8, UMN_Dpol_1.0, whole genome shotgun sequence window:
- the LOC127840445 gene encoding uncharacterized protein LOC127840445, whose translation MPTVNDAPPQPVMPTVNDAPPQPVMPTYNVAPPQPVMPTVNDAPPQPVMPTYKGAPPQPVMPTFNVAPPQPVMPTVNDAPPQPVMPTYKGAPPQPVMPTFNVAPPQPVMPTNNTAPPQPVIPTYNGAPPQPVMPTYNVARPQPLMPTYNDAPPQSPIMMVTRNTSSSPLQTESYNYEGPLPPLAVPVRFALDMLNEMEEQVGYEDIEASNGNPEQGVSHPCSCCRKVDSLQVTVQELQLQVKSLERLVERSQSTAPRVQTPTRPIPVRQHLQAIQDGNLSTEEKIKAAIQHEPREAKALQRAMRAIFSPQQLVSCSMKGAFTCRHGAPRPGLPHEDTAIIIEQVSQKYGTSIPEVEKKFSTSDSVASYGTEEIKPLATLHFVRYISQVKEVIMAFMLYKRLVKGSYMYSTFSVMQVTTILMKSGDLLNMTAILKCCIVIPMPSVQCERGFSTQNRIKSNYRTSMKESTLDDQNDVLSLHK comes from the exons ATGCCAACCGTCAACGATGCCCCACCTCAGCCTGTAATGCCAACCGTCAACGATGCCCCACCTCAGCCTGTAATGCCAACCTACAACGTTGCCCCACCTCAGCCTGTAATGCCAACCGTCAACGATGCCCCACCTCAGCCTGTAATGCCAACCTACAAGGGTGCCCCACCACAGCCTGTAATGCCAACCTTCAACGTTGCCCCACCTCAGCCTGTTATGCCAACCGTCAACGATGCCCCACCTCAGCCTGTAATGCCAACCTACAAGGGTGCCCCACCACAGCCTGTAATGCCAACCTTCAACGTTGCCCCACCTCAGCCTGTAATGCCAACCAACAACACTGCCCCACCACAGCCTGTCATTCCAACCTACAACGGTGCCCCACCACAGCCTGTAATGCCAACCTACAACGTTGCCCGACCTCAGCCTCTAATGCCAACCTACAACGATGCCCCACCACAGTCTCCGATAATGATGGTGACGCGAAACACCAGCAGCTCCCCTTTACAGACTGAGAGCTACAACTATGAAGGTCCTCTGCCTCCCCTTGCTGTGCCAGTTCGCTTCGCTTTAGACATGCTAAATGAGATGGAGGAGCAAGTTGGG TATGAAGACATCGAGGCCAGTAATGGGAATCCTGAGCAAGGAGTGTCTCACCCATGTTCTTGTTGTAGAAAGGTTGACTCCCTTCAGGTCACTGTGCAAGAACTTCAATTACAG GTGAAGTCACTTGAGAGACTGGTTGAGAGGTCGCAAAGCACAGCCCCAAGGGTCCAGACCCCGACCAGACCAATCCCAGTACGACAACACCTTCAGGCCATTCAAGATGGCAACCTTTCAACAGAG GAGAAGATTAAGGCAGCCATCCAACATGAACCAAGGGAAGCAAAAGCCCTTCAGAGAGCCATGCGGGCCATCTTTTCACCTCAACAGCTCGTCTCTTGTTCTATGAAGGGGGCCTTCACTTGCAGACATGGGGCGCCAAGACCTGGGCTACCACATGAAGACACTGCTATCATTATTG aaCAAGTCAGCCAGAAATATGGAACCTCTATCCCAGAAGTAGAAAAGAAATTTAG CACATCTGACTCAGTCGCCAGTTATGGCACAGAGGAGATCAAACCACTGGCAACCCTGCACTTTGTGAGGTACATCTCACAAGTGAAAGAAGTAATAATGGCATTCATGCTGTACAAAAGGTTGGTTAAAGGCAGTTACATGTACAGTACCTTCAGTGTTATGCAGGTGACAACTATACTGATGAAATCTGGAGATCTTCTGAACATGACTGCAATATTGAAATGTTGCATTGTGATTCCTATGCCCAGTGTGCAGTGTGAAAGGGGTTTCAGCACCCAGAATAGGATTAAATCCAATTACAGAACAAGCATGAAGGAATCAACACTGGATGACCAGAATGATGTGTtgtctttacataaataa